In Pseudophryne corroboree isolate aPseCor3 chromosome 7, aPseCor3.hap2, whole genome shotgun sequence, a single window of DNA contains:
- the LOC134943674 gene encoding alpha/beta hydrolase domain-containing protein 17C-like translates to MYGLSWRRLFSIFCCPPRLNCIIAKLAFHPPEPTYTLREIEAAPAQDLAQDEQVDPTICLPPVCNLQLSEGANWPHSQQKLDAVEMFRCTTKRGNSLACMYVRCVPGSRYTLLYSHDCAVDLGKMCRRYLALGSKIKCNIFSYDYSGYGVSSGKPSEKNAYADIEAAWLALRTRYGVPAENIILYGESIGTAPAVDLATRYKCAAVILHGALMSGVRMGYPNARRAYCWDAFTNIDKISKVTCPVLIIHGTKDAVVDFCHGLTMYERCPTAVKPLWVEGGGHTDLHKHRQYLVRLQKFISQELPNI, encoded by the exons ATGTACGGCCTCTCGTGGAGGAGGCTGTTTTCGATCTTTTGCTGCCCACCGAGGCTGAACTGCATTATTGCCAAACTGGCCTTTCACCCCCCGGAGCCTACGTACACGCTACGTGAGATTGAGGCAGCCCCAGCACAGGACCTGGCGCAGGATGAGCAGGTGGACCCCACAATCTGTCTACCTCCCGTATGTAATCTGCAGCTATCAGAAGGGGCTAACTGGCCACACTCCCAGCAGAAGCTGGACGCTGTAGAGATGTTCCGCTGTACCACCAAGCGGGGGAATAGCCTGGCCTGTATGTACGTCCGCTGCGTCCCTGGGAGCCGCTACACACTCCTCTACTCTCACGACTGTGCTGTTGACCTAGGCAAGATGTGCAGACGCTACCTTGCCCTAGGCTCCAAGATCAAGTGCAATATATTCTCCTACGACTACTCCGGCTATGGGGTGAGCAGCGGAAAGCCAAGCGAGAAGAACGCATATGCAGACATCGAGGCAGCTTGGCTCGCCCTGAGGACCCG ATATGGAGTCCCGGCGGAAAATATCATCCTGTATGGAGAGAGCATTGGGACAGCACCGGCAGTTGACCTTGCTACGCGCTACAAATGTGCAGCAGTAATACTGCACGGGGCGCTCATGTCAGGTGTGCGGATGGGCTATCCTAACGCCCGGAGGGCCTACTGTTGGGATGCCTTCACCAA CATCGACAAAATCTCCAAGGTCACCTGCCCGGTACTCATCATCCATGGGACTAAAGATGCGGTTGTGGACTTCTGCCATGGGCTGACAATGTATGAGCGCTGCCCAACTGCTGTAAAGCCTCTCTGGGTGGAAGGAGGAGGGCACACGGATTTACATAAGCACAGGCAATATCTAGTGAGACTCCAGAAATTCATCTCTCAGGAGCTGCCCAATATATGA